From a single Carassius gibelio isolate Cgi1373 ecotype wild population from Czech Republic chromosome A18, carGib1.2-hapl.c, whole genome shotgun sequence genomic region:
- the LOC127933860 gene encoding transmembrane gamma-carboxyglutamic acid protein 4: MLIFVLLLCHFTLCGHCACMRKTLQTPTDLDSKVFVVDQEANTFLGRHLLFNRFDFEIFTPGNLERECYEEICNYEEAREVFENIPDTNNFWKIYTSDQGESQSKVDVTALLVGIISAGVFIVIVGLLLWYFCKGRNKDHGFRGSIRRRSTRSNATVIIRRLEEVSLHPIPHTGSNSSTDAHGLPSYEQAIAINGPHDAPPPPYPGSRPGSSRR, translated from the exons ATGCTTATATTTGTCCTCCTGCTGTGTCACTTCACTTTATGTGGACACTGTGCGTGTATGAGAAAAACCCTACAAACACCAACAGATCTAGACAGTAAAG TGTTTGTTGTGGACCAGGAGGCCAACACATTTTTAGGACGGCACCTGTTGTTCAACCGCTTCGACTTTGAGATCTTCACCCCAGGTAATCTAGAACGTGAGTGCTACGAGGAGATATGCAATTACGAGGAGGCTCGGGAAGTCTTTGAGAATATCCCTGATACA AATAACTTTTGGAAGATATATACATCGG ATCAGGGTGAATCCCAGTCTAAAGTTGATGTAACAGCATTGCTGGTGGGCATCATCTCCGCTGGAGTCTTTATTGTTATAGTTGGCCTCCTTCTCTGGTACTTCTGCAAGGGGAGGAATAAAGACCATGGCTTCCGAGG CTCCATCAGACGCCGATCCACCCGAAGCAATGCCACTGTGATCATCCGGAGACTGGAGGAGGTCTCTCTGCATCCTATTCCTCACACGGGCTCCAATTCCAGCACAGATGCTCATGGTTTACCTTCTTATGAACAGGCCATTGCCATCAACGGACCACATGATGCCCCGCCTCCGCCGTATCCTGG TTCCAGGCCTGGCAGCAGCCGACGATAA